One segment of Bacteroides caecimuris DNA contains the following:
- a CDS encoding aspartate kinase, whose protein sequence is MKVLKFGGTSVGSAQRMKEVAKLITDGEQKIVVLSAMSGTTNTLVEISDYLYKKNPEGANEIINKLEAKYKQHIDELFATQEYKQKGLEVVKSHFDYIRSYTKDLFTLFEEKVVLAQGELISTAMVNFYLQECGVKSVLLPALEFMRTDKNAEPDPVYIKDKLRAQLDLYPDVEIYITQGFICRNAYGEIDNLQRGGSDYTASLIGAAVHASEIQIWTDIDGMHNNDPRVVDKTSPVRQLHFEEAAELAYFGAKILHPTCIQPAKYANIPVRLLNTMDPEAPGTLISNDTEKGKIKAVAAKENITAIKIKSSRMLLAHGFLRKVFEIFESYQTSIDMICTSEVGVSVTIDNTKHLNEILDDLKKYGTVTVDKEMCIICVVGDLEWENVGFEAKALDAMRDVPVRMISFGGSNYNISFLIRECDKKRALQSLSDMLFNNK, encoded by the coding sequence ATGAAAGTTTTAAAGTTTGGAGGAACTTCCGTAGGTTCTGCTCAGCGCATGAAGGAAGTAGCCAAATTGATTACCGATGGTGAACAGAAGATTGTTGTCCTTTCAGCCATGTCAGGCACGACAAACACATTGGTGGAAATTTCGGACTATCTGTATAAGAAGAATCCGGAGGGTGCCAACGAGATTATCAATAAGCTGGAAGCAAAATATAAACAGCACATTGATGAGCTTTTCGCCACTCAGGAATATAAACAGAAAGGTCTTGAAGTTGTCAAATCCCACTTCGACTACATCCGCTCCTATACGAAAGACCTTTTTACTTTGTTTGAAGAGAAAGTGGTTTTGGCACAGGGAGAGCTTATTTCTACGGCCATGGTGAACTTCTATCTGCAGGAATGTGGTGTGAAGTCTGTGTTGCTTCCGGCTTTGGAATTCATGCGTACTGACAAGAACGCAGAACCGGATCCTGTATATATTAAGGATAAATTGCGCGCACAGCTTGATCTTTATCCGGATGTAGAAATCTACATTACGCAAGGTTTCATCTGCCGCAACGCTTACGGCGAGATAGACAACCTGCAACGTGGTGGTAGCGACTACACCGCATCCCTGATTGGTGCTGCTGTACACGCTTCCGAAATCCAGATATGGACAGACATCGATGGTATGCATAACAACGACCCGCGTGTTGTCGACAAGACATCCCCGGTTCGTCAGCTTCATTTTGAAGAAGCGGCCGAGTTGGCTTACTTCGGTGCAAAAATCCTGCATCCCACCTGTATCCAGCCTGCCAAATATGCCAATATCCCTGTACGTCTGTTGAACACCATGGACCCGGAAGCTCCCGGTACGCTGATTTCCAACGACACGGAAAAAGGTAAAATCAAGGCAGTAGCAGCGAAGGAAAACATTACGGCTATCAAAATCAAATCCAGCCGTATGTTACTTGCCCACGGTTTCTTGCGCAAGGTATTCGAGATCTTCGAAAGCTATCAGACGTCTATCGACATGATCTGTACTTCAGAGGTAGGCGTATCTGTAACAATCGATAACACGAAGCATCTGAACGAGATTCTGGACGATCTGAAAAAATACGGAACAGTAACCGTTGACAAAGAGATGTGTATTATTTGTGTTGTAGGTGATTTGGAATGGGAAAACGTTGGCTTTGAAGCCAAGGCACTTGATGCGATGCGTGATGTTCCGGTACGAATGATTTCTTTTGGTGGAAGTAATTACAATATTTCTTTCCTCATCCGTGAGTGTGACAAGAAGAGGGCATTGCAATCGCTGAGCGATATGCTTTTCAACAACAAATAA
- a CDS encoding cell division ATP-binding protein FtsE, which translates to MDDEALIQYKNVEIHQQELCVLSDVNLELHKGEFVYLIGKVGSGKTSLLKTLYGELDIIDGEAEVLGYDMRSIKRKHIPQLRRKLGIVFQDFQLLTDRTVYNNLEFVLRATGWKNKQEIQDRIEEVLQLVGMSNKGYKLPNELSGGEQQRIVIARAVLNSPAIILADEPTGNLDVETGKSIVELLHNICGSGSSVMMTTHNLQLLKEYPGRVYRCADHQIVDVTAEYMPRQRTIEIDLNIDN; encoded by the coding sequence ATGGATGACGAGGCGTTGATTCAATATAAGAACGTAGAAATCCATCAACAGGAACTCTGTGTGCTAAGCGATGTAAATCTGGAATTGCACAAAGGAGAGTTCGTCTATCTGATCGGAAAAGTAGGCTCGGGAAAAACGAGTCTGCTCAAGACCTTGTATGGCGAACTGGACATAATCGACGGTGAAGCGGAAGTGTTAGGTTATGACATGCGTTCTATCAAACGTAAGCATATTCCGCAATTGCGCCGGAAATTAGGCATTGTCTTTCAGGATTTTCAGTTGCTTACAGACCGGACTGTATATAATAATCTGGAATTTGTACTTCGTGCCACAGGCTGGAAAAACAAACAGGAAATCCAAGACCGCATTGAAGAGGTGCTTCAGCTGGTGGGAATGTCCAACAAGGGTTATAAGCTCCCGAACGAGCTTTCCGGTGGTGAGCAACAACGCATTGTGATTGCACGTGCCGTACTCAATTCTCCCGCCATCATCCTTGCGGATGAACCGACGGGAAACTTAGATGTGGAAACCGGAAAGTCCATTGTTGAATTGTTGCACAATATCTGTGGTTCCGGTTCGTCCGTAATGATGACGACACACAATCTGCAATTGCTGAAAGAGTATCCGGGCAGGGTATACCGTTGTGCCGACCATCAGATTGTAGATGTGACAGCCGAATATATGCCCCGGCAGAGAACAATAGAAATAGATTTAAATATAGATAACTAA
- the hisIE gene encoding bifunctional phosphoribosyl-AMP cyclohydrolase/phosphoribosyl-ATP diphosphatase HisIE gives MELDFDKMNGLVPAIIQDNETRKVLMLGFMNKEAYDKTVETGKVTFFSRTKNRLWTKGEESGNFLHVVSIKADCDNDTLLIQANPVGPVCHTGTDTCWGEKNEEPVMFLKALQDFIDKRHEEMPEGSYTTSLFQSGINKMAQKVGEEAVETVIEATNGTDDRLIYEGADLIYHLIVLLTSKGYRLEDLARELQERHSSTWKKH, from the coding sequence ATGGAATTGGATTTCGATAAAATGAACGGACTCGTTCCGGCTATCATACAGGACAACGAGACACGTAAAGTCCTGATGCTGGGCTTCATGAATAAAGAAGCTTATGATAAAACGGTAGAAACCGGAAAAGTTACTTTCTTCAGCCGCACCAAGAATCGTCTTTGGACAAAAGGCGAAGAAAGCGGTAACTTCCTTCACGTAGTTTCTATCAAAGCCGATTGTGACAATGATACACTACTGATACAGGCGAATCCGGTAGGTCCCGTATGCCATACAGGTACAGATACTTGCTGGGGTGAGAAAAACGAAGAACCGGTTATGTTCTTGAAAGCATTGCAAGATTTCATTGACAAACGTCATGAAGAAATGCCCGAAGGTTCTTATACTACCAGTCTGTTTCAGTCGGGAATCAATAAGATGGCTCAAAAAGTAGGTGAAGAAGCCGTAGAAACAGTCATCGAAGCAACCAACGGAACAGACGACCGCCTGATTTACGAAGGAGCTGACCTCATTTACCACCTGATTGTATTGCTTACTTCAAAAGGCTATCGTCTCGAAGATCTTGCACGTGAATTGCAGGAAAGACACAGCAGTACATGGAAGAAACATTGA
- the hisF gene encoding imidazole glycerol phosphate synthase subunit HisF: MLAKRIVPCLDIKDGQTVKGTNFVNLRQAGDPVELGRAYSEQGADELVFLDITASHEGRKTFTELVKRIAANINIPFTVGGGINELSDVDRLLNAGADKISINSSAIRNPQLIDEIAKNFGSQVCVLAVDAKQTENGWKCYLNGGRIETDKDLFEWTKEAQERGAGEILFTSMNHDGVKAGYANDALAVLADQLSIPIIASGGAGCKEHFRDVFLQGKADAALAASVFHFGEIKITELKLYLCGEGITVR; this comes from the coding sequence GTGTTAGCAAAAAGAATAGTACCTTGTCTGGATATAAAAGACGGGCAAACCGTGAAAGGAACGAATTTTGTCAATTTGCGCCAAGCCGGTGATCCGGTAGAGTTGGGGCGGGCTTACAGTGAACAAGGAGCCGATGAACTTGTTTTCCTGGATATCACTGCAAGTCATGAAGGACGCAAGACTTTCACGGAATTGGTAAAACGGATTGCTGCTAATATCAATATCCCGTTTACCGTAGGTGGCGGCATCAACGAACTAAGCGATGTAGACCGTCTGCTCAATGCTGGAGCTGACAAGATTTCTATCAACTCTTCCGCAATCCGCAATCCGCAACTGATTGACGAAATTGCAAAGAATTTCGGTTCGCAGGTTTGTGTGTTGGCGGTAGATGCCAAACAAACCGAAAATGGTTGGAAATGTTACTTGAATGGAGGACGTATTGAAACGGATAAAGACCTGTTCGAATGGACAAAAGAAGCCCAGGAGCGTGGAGCGGGAGAAATTCTCTTCACAAGCATGAATCACGATGGTGTAAAGGCGGGTTATGCAAATGATGCACTTGCTGTTTTGGCGGATCAGCTTTCCATTCCTATCATAGCTTCGGGCGGGGCGGGCTGCAAAGAGCACTTCCGTGATGTGTTTTTACAAGGAAAAGCAGATGCCGCCTTGGCTGCCAGTGTTTTTCACTTCGGAGAAATTAAAATTACCGAATTAAAATTGTATCTTTGCGGCGAAGGAATTACCGTCAGGTAA
- the hisA gene encoding 1-(5-phosphoribosyl)-5-[(5-phosphoribosylamino)methylideneamino]imidazole-4-carboxamide isomerase: MIEIIPAIDIIDGKCVRLSQGDYDSKKVYNENPVEVAKEFEANGVRRLHVVDLDGAASHHIVNYRVLERIAIRTSLVIDFGGGVKSDEDLRIAFESGAQMVTGGSIAVKDPELFCHWLDVYGSEKIILGADVKEHKIAVNGWKDESACELFPFLENYMEKGIRKVICTDISCDGMLSGPSIDLYKEMLEKFPDLYLMASGGVSNVDDIIALNEAGVSGVIFGKALYEGHITLKDLRIFL, encoded by the coding sequence ATGATAGAAATTATTCCAGCCATTGATATTATTGACGGAAAGTGCGTACGCCTTTCCCAGGGAGATTACGACAGTAAGAAAGTATATAACGAAAATCCGGTGGAAGTTGCCAAGGAGTTTGAAGCGAACGGTGTTCGCAGGCTTCACGTGGTAGACTTGGACGGGGCCGCTTCTCATCATATAGTCAATTATCGGGTGTTGGAACGGATTGCTATCCGTACTTCCTTGGTAATAGATTTTGGTGGTGGAGTAAAGAGTGATGAAGACTTGAGAATTGCTTTCGAAAGCGGTGCACAAATGGTGACGGGTGGCAGCATTGCCGTGAAAGACCCCGAACTGTTCTGTCATTGGCTTGACGTGTACGGAAGCGAGAAAATTATATTGGGAGCAGACGTAAAAGAACATAAGATAGCCGTCAATGGTTGGAAGGACGAAAGTGCCTGTGAACTTTTTCCATTTCTTGAAAATTATATGGAGAAAGGTATACGAAAAGTAATCTGCACAGACATCAGTTGTGACGGGATGCTGAGTGGACCTTCCATTGATTTATATAAGGAGATGCTGGAGAAATTTCCCGACCTCTATCTGATGGCCAGTGGCGGAGTAAGTAATGTCGATGACATTATTGCCTTGAACGAAGCCGGAGTGTCCGGAGTAATTTTCGGCAAGGCATTGTACGAAGGACATATCACCCTAAAAGATTTGAGAATCTTTTTATAA
- the hisH gene encoding imidazole glycerol phosphate synthase subunit HisH, whose product MKVAVVKYNAGNIRSVDYALKRLGVEAVITADKEKLQSADKVIFPGVGEAETTMKHLKATGLDELIKNLRQPVLGICLGMQLMCRHSEEGAVDCLNIFDVDVKRFVPQKHEDKVPHMGWNTIGSTNSKLFEGFTEEEFVYFVHSFYVPACDFTAATTDYIHPFSAALHKDNFYATQFHPEKSGKTGEKILMNFLNL is encoded by the coding sequence ATGAAAGTAGCAGTTGTAAAATACAATGCCGGCAATATTCGTTCCGTGGATTATGCTTTGAAGCGGTTGGGCGTGGAAGCGGTGATTACTGCCGATAAGGAAAAACTCCAGTCGGCAGATAAAGTTATTTTCCCCGGAGTGGGAGAGGCGGAGACTACCATGAAACACCTGAAAGCGACAGGGCTGGACGAATTGATAAAGAATCTCCGTCAGCCTGTATTGGGAATTTGTCTCGGCATGCAGTTGATGTGCCGGCATTCCGAAGAAGGAGCGGTTGATTGTTTGAATATCTTTGATGTGGACGTGAAACGTTTTGTTCCGCAGAAGCACGAGGATAAAGTTCCGCACATGGGATGGAATACCATTGGGAGCACGAACAGCAAACTCTTTGAAGGATTCACCGAAGAAGAGTTCGTCTATTTCGTACATAGCTTTTATGTGCCTGCCTGTGACTTTACTGCTGCTACAACTGATTATATTCACCCCTTTAGTGCCGCCTTGCATAAAGACAATTTTTATGCTACCCAGTTTCATCCGGAGAAAAGCGGTAAGACGGGAGAGAAGATTCTGATGAACTTTTTGAATCTATAA
- the purU gene encoding formyltetrahydrofolate deformylase, translating to MMTTAKLLLHCPDKPGILAEVTDFITVNKGNIIYLDQYVDHVENIFFMRIEWELKDFLVPQEKIEDYFRTLYAQKYEMDFRLYFSDVKPRMAIFVSKLSHCLFDMLARYTAGEWNVEIPLIISNHPDLQHVAERFGIPFYLFPITKETKEEQERKEMELLAKHKITFIVLARYMQVISEQMINAYPNKIINIHHSFLPAFVGAKPYHAAFQRGVKIIGATSHYVTTELDAGPIIEQDVVRITHKDSIEDLVNKGKDLEKIVLSRAVQKHIERKVLAYKNKTVIFS from the coding sequence ATGATGACAACAGCCAAACTGTTATTGCACTGTCCCGACAAACCGGGAATCCTTGCGGAAGTGACAGACTTTATTACGGTAAACAAAGGAAATATTATCTATTTGGACCAATATGTAGACCATGTAGAAAACATATTCTTCATGCGTATTGAATGGGAATTGAAAGACTTTTTAGTTCCTCAGGAAAAGATTGAAGATTATTTCAGAACACTTTACGCTCAAAAATACGAAATGGATTTCCGCCTTTATTTCTCGGATGTGAAACCGCGTATGGCTATTTTCGTTTCCAAGCTGTCACACTGCCTTTTCGATATGCTGGCACGCTATACGGCAGGTGAGTGGAATGTAGAGATACCTCTTATTATAAGCAATCACCCCGATTTGCAGCATGTGGCCGAACGTTTCGGCATTCCTTTCTATCTGTTCCCCATCACGAAGGAGACGAAAGAAGAACAGGAACGCAAGGAAATGGAACTGCTTGCCAAGCATAAGATTACATTTATCGTATTGGCACGCTATATGCAAGTGATTTCCGAACAGATGATAAACGCTTATCCGAATAAGATAATCAATATTCACCACTCTTTCCTTCCTGCGTTCGTAGGTGCGAAGCCTTACCATGCCGCTTTCCAAAGAGGGGTGAAGATTATCGGTGCAACCAGCCATTATGTAACGACCGAACTGGACGCAGGTCCGATTATCGAACAAGACGTGGTGCGTATCACTCATAAAGACTCTATCGAAGACCTTGTAAATAAAGGAAAGGATTTGGAGAAGATTGTCCTCTCGCGTGCCGTACAGAAGCATATCGAACGTAAAGTTTTGGCTTATAAAAATAAAACAGTAATATTTAGCTGA
- a CDS encoding STM4011 family radical SAM protein produces the protein MANEGSLLSIRRIYYRGKLNSCNYTCSYCPFGKKSHPASTTMQDKQAWSRFIAAIEQWAGEALQLFVIPYGEALIHRYYREGIIRLASLPHVTGISCQTNLSFSADEWLDELRATPALRGKIKIWASFHPEMTSVENFVRQLHTLYHAGIQVCAGAVGNPMAKSVLSDLRNALLPDIYLFINAMQGLKSPLSIEDIRFFTQLDNLFEYDLKNASAQWDICLGGRSSCFIDWKGDIFACPRSRVKIGNLYQSRKLDISLPCQRKVCDCYIAFSNQTNHPLHRIMGEGAFWRIPDKPLITSVFFDVDGTLTDAQGRVSESYAHALRYIAQFVPLYLATSLSMEQARRKLGKTLFSLFKGGAFADGGLLLYDGQSRCLPVESLPDVNEKSAKITAHSYEGQVYKYSLLVYEKGQRENILSLLKEKPYQVFYKTPLITVVHKEAGKKRGVLHICKVLAFPLEQVLIVGNSQKDWEMMSAVPHSCAVMNAEPFLKDRARYTLNPDRLPAFFRFRKL, from the coding sequence ATGGCAAACGAAGGCTCTTTACTTTCTATCCGACGTATATACTATCGGGGTAAATTGAATAGTTGTAACTACACTTGTTCTTATTGTCCTTTTGGCAAGAAGTCTCATCCTGCATCTACAACAATGCAGGACAAGCAGGCATGGAGTCGTTTTATTGCCGCTATTGAGCAATGGGCAGGAGAGGCTTTGCAACTATTTGTCATTCCTTATGGTGAAGCACTCATACATCGCTATTATAGGGAAGGAATAATACGGCTTGCGTCATTGCCACATGTGACCGGAATTTCCTGTCAGACTAATCTTTCTTTTTCTGCCGACGAATGGCTGGACGAACTCCGCGCAACTCCGGCATTGAGGGGTAAGATAAAGATTTGGGCCAGCTTTCATCCGGAAATGACTTCGGTAGAAAACTTTGTCCGGCAACTTCATACGCTTTATCATGCAGGAATACAGGTCTGTGCCGGAGCAGTAGGCAATCCGATGGCAAAAAGTGTACTTAGCGATTTGCGAAATGCTCTTTTGCCGGATATTTATTTGTTTATTAATGCTATGCAGGGGTTGAAGTCTCCGTTGAGCATAGAAGATATTCGTTTCTTTACGCAACTGGATAACCTTTTTGAGTATGATTTAAAAAACGCTTCGGCCCAATGGGATATCTGTTTGGGAGGGAGAAGCAGTTGTTTCATTGACTGGAAAGGAGATATCTTTGCCTGTCCCCGAAGTCGGGTGAAAATAGGCAATCTTTATCAGAGTCGGAAGTTGGATATCTCGCTTCCTTGTCAGAGGAAAGTTTGTGATTGTTACATTGCTTTCAGTAATCAGACTAATCATCCTTTGCATCGGATAATGGGAGAGGGGGCATTTTGGCGGATACCGGATAAACCCTTGATTACTTCCGTGTTTTTTGACGTGGACGGAACTCTTACCGATGCACAAGGAAGGGTTTCGGAAAGTTATGCCCATGCCTTGCGGTACATAGCGCAATTTGTTCCTTTGTATCTGGCTACTTCTTTATCTATGGAACAGGCACGGAGAAAATTAGGTAAGACTCTTTTCAGTTTGTTCAAAGGTGGGGCATTTGCCGACGGCGGATTATTGTTGTACGACGGGCAGAGCCGATGTTTACCGGTTGAATCACTACCGGACGTAAACGAAAAATCGGCAAAGATAACGGCGCATAGCTATGAAGGCCAAGTCTATAAGTATAGCCTGCTGGTTTATGAGAAAGGACAGAGGGAGAACATTCTTTCCCTGTTGAAAGAGAAACCTTATCAGGTGTTTTATAAAACACCCCTTATCACAGTTGTACATAAAGAAGCCGGCAAAAAGAGAGGAGTGCTCCATATATGTAAAGTTTTAGCTTTCCCTTTGGAGCAAGTCTTGATTGTCGGCAACTCGCAGAAAGATTGGGAAATGATGTCGGCAGTACCCCATTCTTGTGCGGTGATGAACGCCGAACCGTTTTTGAAAGACCGTGCCCGCTACACGCTGAATCCCGACCGCCTGCCTGCTTTCTTCCGCTTCCGGAAGTTGTAG
- a CDS encoding STM4012 family radical SAM protein: protein MNRPLFRYVDYMYSYPHKTAYRPFPAPVSLLPYLEQLEGRKASLYFHIPFCSHKCGYCNLFSLQTNRTEYIAAYLDTLHRQAQQLSPLTAGLTFDSFAIGGGTPLLLTVPQLERLMAAAALFGVHPSHAFTSVETSPEYADPLRLNVLKQAGVARVSIGIQSFQDEELKAIKRRPRQNTIYQALEGIRQMDFPYFNIDLIYGIKGQTVESFLYSLEEALRFQPNELFIYPLYVRQGTGITEREPDDVCFRMYRAACELLQAKGFLQTSMRRFIHHPSTDAEVSCGDEVMLSCGSGGRSYLGDLHYATRYTVCQQCIAREIDEYMATTDFTVARNGFILSAKEQQQRFIIKNLMYYTGIDKAEYTRRFGEPLDRTPLFRELAEQHWIEETSDRIRLTPEGLGYSDYIGQLFIPQRIRRLMDTYSY from the coding sequence ATGAATCGACCGCTATTCCGATATGTAGACTACATGTATAGTTATCCGCATAAAACAGCCTACCGTCCTTTTCCAGCTCCGGTTTCGCTGCTTCCATATTTGGAGCAACTGGAAGGCAGAAAGGCGTCACTCTACTTTCATATCCCTTTTTGCAGCCATAAATGTGGATACTGCAACTTATTCTCCCTGCAAACGAACCGTACAGAATATATTGCCGCTTATCTGGACACCCTTCACAGGCAGGCACAGCAACTTTCACCGCTCACTGCCGGACTGACGTTCGATAGCTTTGCCATTGGCGGCGGTACTCCGTTGCTACTGACTGTTCCGCAACTGGAACGATTAATGGCTGCCGCCGCTTTGTTCGGTGTGCATCCGTCTCATGCCTTTACTTCTGTAGAGACTTCACCGGAATACGCAGACCCTTTGCGGCTCAATGTCTTGAAACAGGCGGGAGTAGCCCGCGTAAGTATCGGCATACAGAGTTTTCAAGATGAAGAACTGAAAGCTATCAAAAGGCGCCCCCGGCAAAACACTATTTATCAAGCGTTGGAAGGTATTCGTCAAATGGATTTTCCCTATTTCAATATCGATTTGATTTATGGCATTAAGGGACAGACGGTAGAAAGTTTCCTCTATTCACTGGAAGAAGCGCTCCGGTTCCAGCCTAACGAACTCTTTATCTATCCGCTATATGTGCGTCAAGGTACAGGTATTACCGAACGGGAACCGGATGATGTCTGTTTCCGAATGTATCGCGCTGCCTGCGAGTTGTTGCAGGCGAAAGGCTTTCTGCAAACATCCATGCGGCGTTTCATTCATCATCCGTCCACTGACGCGGAAGTCTCATGTGGCGACGAAGTGATGCTTTCGTGCGGGTCGGGCGGACGCAGTTATTTGGGTGATTTACACTATGCCACCCGATATACCGTCTGTCAGCAATGCATTGCCCGCGAGATAGACGAATATATGGCAACCACTGACTTCACCGTAGCCCGGAACGGATTTATCCTTTCCGCAAAGGAACAACAGCAGCGTTTTATCATCAAGAATCTGATGTATTATACGGGGATTGACAAGGCTGAATATACCCGGCGTTTTGGAGAGCCGCTTGACAGGACTCCGTTGTTTCGCGAACTGGCAGAACAGCACTGGATAGAGGAAACTTCCGACCGTATCCGGCTGACTCCCGAAGGACTTGGTTATTCCGATTATATCGGTCAGTTATTTATCCCACAGAGAATCAGGCGACTAATGGATACTTATTCTTACTGA
- a CDS encoding STM4013/SEN3800 family hydrolase yields the protein MQIDELPAGEQNRYPDMDMNRVVGTHDILMLCFDTLRYDVSKAEEAAGGTPVLNSHGGLWEKRHAPGNFTYPSHFAIFAGFLPSPAEPHSLRSRKWLFFPVQAGTGRIPPEGSYPFTEATFVQSLANKGYETICIGGVNFFSKRNELGRVFPGYFTKSYWLPTFGCTAPDSAEKQIDFALKKLENYPSDKRIFMYINFSAIHYPNCHYVKGKTKDDKESHAAALRYVDSQLPRLFQAFRRRSDTLVIALSDHGTCYGEDGYEYHCISHETVYTVPYKHFILTKQ from the coding sequence ATGCAGATAGATGAACTGCCGGCGGGAGAGCAGAACCGATATCCCGATATGGATATGAACCGCGTGGTGGGAACCCATGATATACTTATGCTTTGCTTCGATACGCTGCGCTACGATGTGAGTAAGGCGGAAGAAGCCGCCGGAGGAACACCGGTGCTGAATAGTCACGGCGGCTTATGGGAGAAAAGGCACGCGCCGGGAAACTTTACTTACCCCTCTCATTTTGCCATTTTCGCAGGCTTTCTTCCTTCACCGGCAGAACCTCATTCCTTGCGTAGCCGTAAATGGCTGTTTTTCCCTGTGCAGGCAGGGACGGGGCGTATTCCGCCCGAAGGCAGCTATCCGTTTACGGAAGCTACTTTCGTGCAGAGCCTTGCCAATAAGGGATATGAGACAATCTGCATAGGCGGCGTGAATTTCTTTAGCAAACGCAATGAACTGGGACGTGTGTTTCCCGGTTATTTTACGAAAAGCTACTGGCTGCCGACCTTTGGCTGTACGGCTCCCGACAGTGCGGAGAAGCAGATTGATTTTGCCTTGAAGAAACTAGAGAATTACCCTTCGGACAAACGTATATTCATGTATATCAACTTTTCCGCTATTCATTACCCGAACTGTCACTATGTGAAAGGTAAAACGAAAGACGATAAAGAATCGCACGCAGCGGCATTGCGGTATGTCGACAGCCAGTTGCCCCGCTTGTTTCAGGCTTTTCGGCGACGTTCCGACACGCTGGTCATCGCCCTTTCCGACCACGGCACCTGCTACGGCGAAGACGGCTACGAGTATCACTGCATATCCCACGAGACCGTCTACACGGTTCCTTACAAACATTTTATACTGACGAAACAATGA
- a CDS encoding STM4014 family protein: protein MEIIVVGNSLSKRIEYFAEAGRKLQTEVRFQTYEELFSRLPSLCQAVVKLEPWVSSETDFLKYARLNEAYKAVLQRLDETVLPDGVHFLNPPHALLQALDKKETKQVLSAKALNVTPILGTPRSCDELLQALADCGRGCFLKPRYGSGAGGIMAIRYRPHQRRWVAYTTLQEADGIIRNTKRIHRLTKEKEILLLAEAVMHTGAVLEGWIPKEQWQGENYDLRVVCGEEEVYYVVVRCSKGSITNLHLNNNPRRWEELALPEEVRQRIYLLCRKAVHAMGLQYAGVDVLIERGTDIPYIIEVNGQGDHIYQDMYADNSIYTRQIETIKDKYDHADR from the coding sequence ATGGAAATCATCGTTGTCGGCAACTCTTTGTCCAAGCGTATCGAATACTTTGCCGAAGCAGGCAGGAAGTTACAGACAGAAGTCCGTTTTCAGACTTACGAAGAGTTGTTCAGTCGCCTGCCGTCATTGTGTCAGGCGGTTGTGAAACTGGAACCGTGGGTGAGCAGCGAAACGGATTTTCTGAAATATGCTCGGCTGAATGAAGCATACAAAGCCGTATTGCAACGGCTGGATGAGACAGTCTTGCCCGATGGTGTGCACTTCCTGAATCCGCCCCATGCATTGTTGCAGGCACTTGATAAAAAGGAAACCAAGCAGGTTTTATCGGCAAAGGCCCTGAATGTAACTCCCATATTGGGTACGCCACGCTCCTGCGACGAACTGCTGCAAGCACTTGCCGACTGCGGCAGAGGATGTTTCTTGAAACCCCGTTACGGTTCGGGAGCGGGCGGTATTATGGCAATCCGCTACCGGCCGCATCAACGGAGATGGGTGGCTTATACCACCTTGCAGGAAGCGGACGGTATCATCCGTAATACCAAACGTATTCACCGTCTGACAAAGGAGAAAGAAATTCTCCTCCTGGCGGAAGCCGTCATGCATACCGGAGCTGTGCTGGAAGGGTGGATACCTAAGGAGCAGTGGCAGGGAGAAAATTACGACCTTCGGGTGGTATGCGGAGAAGAGGAGGTTTATTATGTGGTAGTGAGATGCAGCAAGGGGAGTATTACCAACCTGCATCTAAACAATAACCCACGTCGGTGGGAAGAACTTGCCTTGCCGGAAGAGGTGCGGCAGCGGATTTACCTCTTATGCAGAAAAGCCGTCCACGCAATGGGTTTGCAGTATGCCGGAGTGGATGTACTGATAGAAAGAGGTACGGATATACCTTATATTATTGAAGTCAACGGCCAGGGCGACCACATTTACCAGGATATGTATGCCGACAATTCGATTTACACCCGACAGATAGAAACGATAAAAGATAAATATGACCATGCAGATAGATGA